CGTCGCAGGTTCTGAGAATGGCGCTGAAGTTGTGCGGCTTGTTGACCTCGTCCATCAGCACCGTGAGGGTGGGCTGGCGCAGGGCAAGCACCCGCTGAATCTTGGCGTAGCGTTCGGGCGTCATGGGTGCAGGCTAGCAGGCGCGTCCGGGGTCGGCTTCTCGGCACCGTGACCCCTGCCACCCCCCCCACTACCCGGTCTTGACAGAATCCAGTGAGAGATGCCTGGCCATACTGAACTTCTAATGCTTCACGCCCCGAACCTGACTTCGCCTCACAGTTTCACGACCCGTTTCGGCGGCGTCTCGGAGGGCGTCTACGCTGCGCCGAACGACGGCGGCGGCCTGAATATGGACGGCCGGGCCATCGGCGGCGTGCAGGACGACCCGCAGAGCGTCACCGAGAACCGTCGCCGCGCCCTGGCCGCGCTGGGATTTGGGCCGCCGGACCTGGCGCTACTGTGGCAAATTCACGGCGCGGACGTGGTGCAGGCCCAGCCGGACGTGACCCAGACGGCGGACGCCCAGGTGAGTGACCGCCCCGGTACGTTGCTGGGCATTCTTACCGCCGACTGCTTCCCCATTTTGTTCGAAGACCCCGAGGCGGGCGTGATCGGCGCGGCCCACGCGGGCTGGAAGGGGACGCTGGAGCGGGTGGCGGCGCGGACGGTCACGGCCATGCTGCGCCTCGGCGCACGCCCCGAGCGCATCCGGGCCGCTGTGGGACCGGGCATCAGTGCCGCGCGCTACCAGGTGGGCGCAGACGTGGCCGGGCAATTCACGGCGGCAGGTCTGGGCGCGCACGTCCAGGAGCGGCAGCTTGGCCTGGCTGGAGCCAACCGGCAGGTGCTGCTTGAGGCGGGCCTGCTGGACCCGCAGATCTGGCTCTCTGGCCGCTGCACCTTCGAGCCGGCCTTCTACTCGCACCGCCGCGACGCCGGGCGCACTGGGCGGATGCTGGCCCTGATCGGTCTGAGGCGGGCCTGATATGCCCGGCGTCAACGATCTGATTGGCGGTGTGTCTCCGCTGCCCCGGCCCGGCGGCGGCCTGCTGCGGCCCCGCGAACTGCTCGAAAACGTGGAGCTGATCACCCCGGCCTTTCTGGAGGAGCGCGGCCTGCGCGGGCTGCTGCTCGACCTCGATAACACCCTGATTCCCTACGGCAGTTATGAGGACC
This portion of the Deinococcus rubellus genome encodes:
- the pgeF gene encoding peptidoglycan editing factor PgeF; the protein is MLHAPNLTSPHSFTTRFGGVSEGVYAAPNDGGGLNMDGRAIGGVQDDPQSVTENRRRALAALGFGPPDLALLWQIHGADVVQAQPDVTQTADAQVSDRPGTLLGILTADCFPILFEDPEAGVIGAAHAGWKGTLERVAARTVTAMLRLGARPERIRAAVGPGISAARYQVGADVAGQFTAAGLGAHVQERQLGLAGANRQVLLEAGLLDPQIWLSGRCTFEPAFYSHRRDAGRTGRMLALIGLRRA